The DNA window GGGCGAGCGCGCTGACCTACGTGACGGCGCTTTCGTTGATTCCCCTGCTGGCGGTCGCTATCTCGATCGTGAAGTTGTTCGATCCGAACAATACGCTCGCAGTGACGGCGGTCGGGTACATCGCTGCCGGAAGTCCCGACGCGCAGGCGACGATGTTGAAGCTGCTCGGCAGCGCCGACATCGTCGGCCTGGGGAGTTTTGGGGCCGCCGTTCTCTTCATCTCTTCCATTCTTGCGTTGCGCCATCTCGAGAAGACTCTCAACTCGATCTGGGGCGTGCGCAAAGACCGCGGCATCGCGCGGCGCTTTTCCGACTATCTCGCCGTCGTCGTCGTCGCGCCGTTGTTCACGGGAGTCGCCATGTCGCTCGGCGCCACCCTCCAATCCGATCCCGCCGTGGCCTGGCTGCTCGAGGTGCCCGGTTTTGCGCTGTTCTACGAAAAGGGCCTGCGGCATGCACCGGAGTTCTTTCTGTTGGTTGGGTTTTCGTTTATCTATTGGTTCTTTCCCAATACCCGGGTGAATGCAAAGTCGGCAATTTTGGGTGGAGCCCTTGCGGCGGTGCTCTTTTCCGTGGCCCAGCAGACCTTCGTCGGGCTCAGCGTTGGCGCTGCACGGTACAACGCGCTGTACGGCGGCTTTGCGGCCTTGCCTCTACTCCTCTCGTGGCTCTACGTGTGCTGGGCGATCATCTTGCTCGGCGCGGAGTTCAGCTTCGCCCATCAGAACCAAGATCATTATCGGCTGGAAGTACAGAGCGGATCCTTGAATGCCGCGGAGGTCGAAACCCTGGGACTCCAGCTTGCCGTCGAAGTGGCGCGCGGTTTTCGAGACGACACGGCGGCCCCAACCGCGGAAGGACTGGCGAACGGCGTCGGGGCGTCGGTGCGAGCCGTGCGCGAAGTGCTCGGCCTGCTCGAGGCCCAGGGGATCCTGAGCGTTTGCGCCCTCGAGGGAGACGACGAAGGCTACCGACTCGGTCGTCCCGCCGAGCGAATTCTCGTCAGCGATTTGCTCGAGGCGATCCGAGGTTCGCGGGGCGAACTTGACAAAGCACTGCAGACGCCCCTGAATCGGGTCGTTTGTGAGATGATCGGAGATCTAGATCGCGCCACTGCGAGTTATGCGGCATCTCACACCGTGGCGGAAATTCTCGATAAGATCCCGGAGCCACTTCCGCCGGCCACCACACGGAATTCAGCATGAGCGAACGAATCTATTTGGACCACAACGCCACGACGCCCCTGCATCCCAGTGTCGTCGACGCGATGATTCCGATTCTGCGCGACGGTCACGGCAATCCTTCGAGTACCCACGAAGAAGGTGCGACCGCCCGCAGATGGGTCGACCGCGCGCGCGATCAGGTGGCGCAGTGCCTCTGTGTGAGTCCCGCCGAAATCGTGTTCACCGGAGGTGCGACCGAGGCAAACAATACGGTGTTGCTCGGACTCGACGGGGTTCCGGGCAAGATCGTGACCACCGAGGTCGAACACCCTTCGGTGGTGGCTCCGCTCGAGTGGCTCGAGAAAATAGGAGTCGAAGTCTGTCGACTGAAAGTGGGGAGCGATGGGCTGATTGATCTCGCGGCCCTCGACGCCGCACTGGAGACGCCGACCAAGTTGGTTTCGATCATCTGGGCCAATAACGAAACCGGCGTGATCCAGCCGATGGAGCAGATCGCCCAACGGGTCAAAGCCGCTGGAGTCTTGCTGCATGTGGACGCGACCCAGGCTGTCGGTAAAGCACCGGTCGATCTCTCGCGGGTCCCGGCGGATTTTCTCGCCTGTTCGGCGCACAAGTTCAACGGACCCAAGGGCATGGGCTGTCTGGTGGTTCGAGAGGGCGCGGCCTGCACATCGCTGCTTCGGGGTGGCCCCCAGGAGCGTCGCTTTCGCGGGGGCACCGAGAACGTGGCCAGTATTGTGGGGCTCGGAGTTGCCGCCGAACGGGCGCGCGAGGATCTCGAAGCGCGGATCGAGCAGTACGCCGCGCTGCGCGACCGGCTGTGGAAAACGCTGCGGGACAGAGTTCCCGATGTGCGGCGCAACGGCGACCCAGAATCGACGCTCTGCAACACCCTGAATGTGGAATTTGTGGGGGTGGCGGGAGACATCCTGCTTCAGTCCCTGGATCTCGAAGGGGTCGCAGTGTCCGTGGGAGCGGCCTGTCACTCCGGCTCGATCAACCCCTCCCATGTGCTCACGGCGATGGGCCGCACGCCGGAACAGGCCCTGGCTTCTCTGCGTCTAAGCGTGGGACTGGGCATCGACAACGCGCAGGTTGACCGCGCCGCCGAGATCCTGGAGATCCAGGTTGCTAAAGTACGGGCGGCGGGCGATTCGCCCGGAGATCTGGCAAGTTCTCGCCCCGGCCAGCTTTGACACCGTAGCGACACCACAGAACAGCCGGCCTGAGAGTGCCACGATGACAATGACTTCCGACAGCCCTGATCGACCGCAGCGCGAGCGACTCGTCGTCGCCATGTCGGGTGGCGTGGATTCGTCGGTGGCCGCCGCAATGCTCGCGCGAGAGGGCTACGAAGTCATTGGTGTTACGATGCGGTTGTCGGGAGATGCCTCGCGTTGTTGTTCCCTCGAGGATGCCGATGATGCGCGACGGGTGGCCGATACCCTGGGCATTCGCTTCTTCGTCGCCAACTACGCGCGACAATTTCGAAAGGAAGTCATCGAAACATTTGCCGACGAGTATCTCGCCGGACGTACGCCCATCCCGTGCGTCACCTGCAATTCCCGCTTCAAGTTCGAACATCTGATGACGAGGGCCGATGTCTTCGGCTCGACCTCGGTGGCGACGGGGCACTACGCGCGCATTGAACACGATCCCGAAAACGCTCGAGCGCGGTTGTTTCGCGCGAGGGATCGACGCAAAGACCAAAGTTACTTCCTTTTCGAACTCACTCAGGATCAACTGGCCCGGGCGCGGTTTCCGCTCGGCGAGATGAGCAAGGATGAGGTGCGAAAGTTGGCGCGAGAATTGGGCCTTGCTACGGCGGACAAACCCGAGAGCCAGGAAATCTGTTTCGTACCCGACGGGGACTACGCTGCCGTAGTCGAAGCAGTCCGGCCCGAGGCCAAGAAACTCGAGGGCGAGATCGTCGATGCCAAGGGTTCAGTCCTCGCGCGCCATCGCGGCATCCATCGATTCACCGTGGGCCAGCGCCACGGTCTGGGAATCGATCACGCGAACCGACCGCTGTACGTGAACCGCATCGATGCGCAGACGGGTCGAATCATCGTGGGGGATCGTGAAGAACTCGATGCGCTGACGGCCATGATCGATCGCGTGAACTGGATTAGCGGCGAGCCGCCCCGGGAAGCCCTGCGCGCGCGGGTGCAGATTCGCCATCGACACGAGGCGGCGCTGGCCATGTTGTACGTCGAAGCGGACGGCCGTGTTCGGGTGGAGTTCGAGGCACCCGTACAGGCCGTGACCCCGGGGCAAGCGGCGGTCTTCTACGATGCCGAGTTCAATGAAGAAGTCCTGGGCGGCGGCTGGATCGGTGACTCCGCGGCATGAGTGGATGGCAAGCGTGAGCGCAACAGATTCCATTGATGAGGGTGAGCCTGCCTGGCCCGCGGCCAGCGATCTCGAAGCCGTGCTCGATCACAAATTCAGTTCCATCTCGCTGCTCGAGACGGCGCTTCGCCACGCTTCCTATGCCCATGAATCGAACGTGGGCGAGAGCAACGAGCGACTCGAGTTCCTGGGCGACTCGATCCTCGGGTTGGTGGTGGCCCACGCGCTTTACCGCGCCCATCCCGATTGGAGCGAGGGCGACCTTTCGCTGGCGTTGCAGCACGTGGTCGAGCAGCGCTCGCTTGCCAAGTTGGCCCTCGAACTGGGGATCGGGCCGTATCTTCGACTCGGGCGCACCGAAAGGCAATCGGCGGGAGCGACCAAGCCGGGCATCCTGGCGGACGCCGTCGAGGCCATCCTCGGAGCCATGTATCTGGACGGCGGACTCGCCCCGGTCGAGCGCTTGCTGCACCGGGTGTTCGAGAGCGCGCTCAGCAAGGATGCATTCCCGCTTCAGCGCGATGCGAAGACGCGCTTCCAGGAGTGGGTCATGGCTCATACTGGCGCCTTTCCCACCTACGAGTGCACGGGAAACTCCGATATCGACGGCGATGACAATCGCTTTACGGTCCACGTGCTGATCGGGGATGAAAGTTGGGGAGAGGGGACGGCGCGCAGCAAGCGGCGGGCACAGCAAATCGCCGCGACGGTTGCACTCGAACGGGTTGATCGCGAGGCAGCGGATTGACGGCGCGAGACGAGCCAGTGCCCGCTCTGCCATTTCGCGCGGGGTTTGCCGCGATCCTGGGCCCGCCCAACGCCGGCAAGTCGACCTTGATGAATCGCATCCTGGGTGAAAAGCTCGCCATCGTTTCGCGCAAGCCCCAGACCACTCGCAGCCGGATCCTG is part of the Myxococcales bacterium genome and encodes:
- a CDS encoding YihY family inner membrane protein; protein product: MNIPNRISIARVRRFLVHDLWQIDLRPGSFVGFATRALQLMIMVCEGFVRDHLLLRASALTYVTALSLIPLLAVAISIVKLFDPNNTLAVTAVGYIAAGSPDAQATMLKLLGSADIVGLGSFGAAVLFISSILALRHLEKTLNSIWGVRKDRGIARRFSDYLAVVVVAPLFTGVAMSLGATLQSDPAVAWLLEVPGFALFYEKGLRHAPEFFLLVGFSFIYWFFPNTRVNAKSAILGGALAAVLFSVAQQTFVGLSVGAARYNALYGGFAALPLLLSWLYVCWAIILLGAEFSFAHQNQDHYRLEVQSGSLNAAEVETLGLQLAVEVARGFRDDTAAPTAEGLANGVGASVRAVREVLGLLEAQGILSVCALEGDDEGYRLGRPAERILVSDLLEAIRGSRGELDKALQTPLNRVVCEMIGDLDRATASYAASHTVAEILDKIPEPLPPATTRNSA
- a CDS encoding cysteine desulfurase, which encodes MSERIYLDHNATTPLHPSVVDAMIPILRDGHGNPSSTHEEGATARRWVDRARDQVAQCLCVSPAEIVFTGGATEANNTVLLGLDGVPGKIVTTEVEHPSVVAPLEWLEKIGVEVCRLKVGSDGLIDLAALDAALETPTKLVSIIWANNETGVIQPMEQIAQRVKAAGVLLHVDATQAVGKAPVDLSRVPADFLACSAHKFNGPKGMGCLVVREGAACTSLLRGGPQERRFRGGTENVASIVGLGVAAERAREDLEARIEQYAALRDRLWKTLRDRVPDVRRNGDPESTLCNTLNVEFVGVAGDILLQSLDLEGVAVSVGAACHSGSINPSHVLTAMGRTPEQALASLRLSVGLGIDNAQVDRAAEILEIQVAKVRAAGDSPGDLASSRPGQL
- the mnmA gene encoding tRNA 2-thiouridine(34) synthase MnmA, yielding MTMTSDSPDRPQRERLVVAMSGGVDSSVAAAMLAREGYEVIGVTMRLSGDASRCCSLEDADDARRVADTLGIRFFVANYARQFRKEVIETFADEYLAGRTPIPCVTCNSRFKFEHLMTRADVFGSTSVATGHYARIEHDPENARARLFRARDRRKDQSYFLFELTQDQLARARFPLGEMSKDEVRKLARELGLATADKPESQEICFVPDGDYAAVVEAVRPEAKKLEGEIVDAKGSVLARHRGIHRFTVGQRHGLGIDHANRPLYVNRIDAQTGRIIVGDREELDALTAMIDRVNWISGEPPREALRARVQIRHRHEAALAMLYVEADGRVRVEFEAPVQAVTPGQAAVFYDAEFNEEVLGGGWIGDSAA
- the rnc gene encoding ribonuclease III, with protein sequence MSATDSIDEGEPAWPAASDLEAVLDHKFSSISLLETALRHASYAHESNVGESNERLEFLGDSILGLVVAHALYRAHPDWSEGDLSLALQHVVEQRSLAKLALELGIGPYLRLGRTERQSAGATKPGILADAVEAILGAMYLDGGLAPVERLLHRVFESALSKDAFPLQRDAKTRFQEWVMAHTGAFPTYECTGNSDIDGDDNRFTVHVLIGDESWGEGTARSKRRAQQIAATVALERVDREAAD